A single region of the Fibrobacter sp. genome encodes:
- the fabF gene encoding beta-ketoacyl-ACP synthase II — translation MEEVVITGMGCVSALGNSPDILWDNLLAGKSGITPITRFDASAFTTKFSASVNEFVADEYFSARDQSRYSRSIQYAVYSAYKALADAGIDPAAEDPSRAGVIIGSGIGGMKMYTDSCVAFATRGPSRVSPFFIPMAITNMPAGEVSNRIGWMGPCFAVTSACATSNHSIAAAYDAIRLGRADIMLAGGSDETVNEVAVAGFCSMKALSKRNDDPTTASRPFDVDRDGFVIGEGAGVLVLESLSHAQKRGAKILARVAGVGMSADAHHMSAPREDGEGVRMAIEMALRDAKISAADVGYVNTHGTSTPLGDVAECSALEKVFGLRDTLKINSSKCMIGHALGAAGALEAIITIKSLQNQMIHATTNVFNQDERIHFDVCANKNTSHSFRYAMSDGFGFGGHNSVVLLAKD, via the coding sequence ATGGAAGAAGTTGTAATCACCGGTATGGGCTGCGTTTCCGCCCTTGGTAATTCCCCTGATATTCTTTGGGACAACCTCCTCGCAGGTAAGTCTGGCATCACCCCGATCACTCGTTTTGATGCTTCCGCATTCACCACCAAGTTCTCTGCTAGCGTTAACGAATTCGTTGCAGACGAATACTTCTCTGCTCGCGACCAGTCTCGCTACTCTCGCAGCATCCAGTATGCTGTCTATTCTGCATACAAGGCTCTTGCTGACGCTGGTATCGATCCCGCTGCTGAAGATCCCTCCCGCGCCGGTGTGATTATCGGTTCCGGTATCGGCGGCATGAAGATGTACACAGACTCCTGCGTTGCTTTCGCAACTCGCGGTCCGAGCCGAGTGTCTCCCTTCTTCATTCCCATGGCTATTACCAATATGCCTGCTGGTGAAGTTTCCAACCGTATCGGTTGGATGGGCCCCTGCTTCGCAGTGACCTCCGCTTGCGCAACCTCTAACCACTCTATCGCAGCCGCTTACGATGCTATCCGCCTCGGCCGTGCCGACATCATGTTGGCTGGTGGTTCCGACGAAACCGTGAACGAAGTTGCTGTTGCTGGTTTCTGCTCCATGAAGGCTCTCTCCAAGCGTAACGACGACCCGACCACCGCTTCCCGCCCGTTCGACGTTGACCGCGACGGCTTCGTTATCGGTGAAGGTGCTGGCGTTCTCGTTCTCGAAAGCCTTTCTCACGCTCAGAAGCGTGGTGCAAAGATCCTCGCTCGCGTTGCTGGCGTTGGCATGAGCGCTGATGCTCACCACATGTCCGCTCCCCGTGAAGATGGCGAAGGTGTTCGCATGGCTATCGAAATGGCTCTCCGCGATGCTAAGATCTCTGCTGCAGACGTTGGCTACGTCAACACCCACGGTACTTCTACTCCGCTTGGCGACGTTGCTGAATGCTCCGCTCTCGAAAAGGTCTTCGGTCTCCGTGACACCCTCAAGATCAACTCATCTAAGTGCATGATCGGTCATGCTCTTGGTGCTGCTGGTGCTCTCGAAGCAATCATCACCATCAAGTCCCTCCAGAACCAGATGATCCACGCTACTACCAACGTGTTCAACCAGGACGAACGCATCCACTTCGACGTTTGCGCCAACAAGAACACTAGCCACTCCTTCCGTTACGCCATGTCCGATGGCTTCGGCTTCGGTGGCCACAACAGCGTCGTTCTCCTCGCTAAGGATTAA
- a CDS encoding penicillin-binding protein, which translates to MALKPYQEPRKRISRAARMRNRCIVLVVFVAICLGIGSCISKCGDNTGYAKAEREFGQVFEPKASPAETDSAAQATPTETASAEKKTAEKKSSESMKLPRATAEDLENTQATIAAAVSPENPPQPEVIDSTHIKNQKDVYMAEKIDNLLRRFKPENSIILMVDAKTNEILAWGERKDNAVQSKPDYLIRNTFPAASLAKTITIAAAMDNNRYALNTQIPLIGHAHHLYKNQLRVPANYHGPTVDMQDAYAHSYNPPLALIGMDVGASKLKEAARKLGYNMNFGAGLPGRSIFAPPDTGYGLAEASCGFTDATTLSPLQAAAQVRAILMKKPLEIPWSPNLKGYAPKGRIALDVGTFKENTYYGLRQAMIRSVTHGTARKNISTKHMARKNYNALTIGGKTGSLDGKDPKGRYDWFMGFAQSKDDPSKAIILVVLQIYDNQGLRPQPTTQVAGMLINYWAHQNLWNK; encoded by the coding sequence ATGGCTTTAAAACCTTATCAAGAACCTAGAAAGCGCATCTCCCGCGCGGCAAGAATGCGCAACCGCTGCATTGTTCTCGTTGTATTTGTTGCAATTTGTCTTGGAATCGGCTCCTGCATTTCCAAATGTGGAGATAACACCGGCTACGCCAAGGCCGAACGCGAATTTGGACAGGTTTTCGAACCTAAGGCCTCCCCTGCCGAGACCGATTCTGCCGCCCAGGCTACTCCGACTGAAACAGCTTCTGCCGAAAAGAAAACTGCAGAAAAGAAGTCCAGCGAGTCCATGAAACTGCCCAGGGCAACCGCCGAGGATCTGGAAAACACCCAGGCAACCATCGCCGCAGCAGTCTCCCCCGAAAATCCGCCACAACCCGAAGTTATCGACAGCACCCACATCAAGAACCAGAAAGATGTGTACATGGCAGAAAAAATCGACAACCTACTCCGTCGTTTCAAGCCGGAAAACTCAATCATCCTCATGGTGGATGCCAAGACCAACGAAATTCTCGCCTGGGGCGAACGCAAGGACAATGCCGTCCAGAGCAAGCCCGACTACCTGATCAGAAACACTTTCCCGGCAGCCTCCCTGGCAAAGACTATCACCATCGCTGCCGCCATGGACAACAACCGTTACGCTTTGAATACCCAGATTCCGCTGATCGGTCACGCCCATCATTTGTACAAGAACCAGCTCCGCGTTCCCGCAAACTACCACGGTCCCACCGTCGACATGCAGGATGCCTACGCCCATTCCTACAATCCTCCCCTGGCGCTCATCGGCATGGATGTCGGCGCAAGCAAGTTGAAGGAAGCCGCCCGCAAGCTGGGTTACAACATGAATTTCGGCGCAGGTCTTCCGGGCCGTTCCATTTTCGCCCCGCCTGACACTGGCTACGGTCTGGCAGAAGCCAGCTGCGGTTTCACCGACGCCACCACCCTTTCCCCTTTGCAGGCTGCCGCACAGGTCCGCGCCATCCTCATGAAGAAGCCGCTGGAAATTCCCTGGTCCCCGAACCTGAAGGGTTACGCACCTAAGGGACGCATCGCTCTTGATGTCGGCACCTTCAAGGAAAACACCTACTACGGTCTCCGTCAGGCAATGATCCGTTCCGTCACCCACGGCACCGCCCGCAAGAACATTTCTACAAAGCACATGGCCCGCAAGAACTACAACGCCTTGACCATCGGCGGAAAGACCGGTTCTCTGGACGGCAAGGATCCCAAGGGTCGTTACGACTGGTTCATGGGTTTCGCACAGTCCAAGGATGACCCCAGCAAGGCAATCATCCTGGTGGTGCTGCAGATTTACGATAATCAAGGTTTAAGACCACAACCCACTACCCAAGTAGCAGGAATGTTGATAAATTATTGGGCACATCAGAATTTGTGGAATAAATAG
- the orn gene encoding oligoribonuclease, whose amino-acid sequence MVRWKSSPNLVWMDLEMSGLDPEKDVILEIATIVTDANLKTLAEGPVLAVHQTENVFEGMDDWNTRHHNQSGLVDRCRKSKLTIEDCEKMVLDFIKPYTEFRGNLLCGNSITQDRRFIYKYMPKLSNWLNYRNIDVSSVKELSFRWYPNLPEFQKMENHQALDDIRESIAELEYYRKTIFK is encoded by the coding sequence ATGGTAAGATGGAAAAGTTCCCCCAATCTGGTTTGGATGGACCTGGAAATGTCCGGTCTTGATCCCGAAAAGGACGTTATTCTTGAAATAGCGACCATTGTTACGGACGCAAACCTGAAAACTTTGGCCGAAGGCCCTGTCCTTGCCGTTCATCAAACTGAAAATGTTTTTGAGGGCATGGACGACTGGAACACCCGCCATCACAACCAAAGCGGCCTTGTAGACCGCTGCCGAAAATCCAAGTTGACCATCGAAGATTGCGAAAAAATGGTCCTGGACTTCATCAAGCCCTACACCGAATTCCGAGGCAACCTCCTCTGCGGCAACTCCATCACCCAGGACAGACGCTTTATATATAAGTACATGCCCAAGTTGTCCAACTGGCTGAACTACCGAAACATCGATGTCAGCTCCGTAAAGGAACTTTCCTTCAGATGGTACCCCAACCTGCCCGAATTCCAGAAAATGGAAAACCATCAGGCTTTGGACGACATTCGCGAAAGTATTGCTGAACTAGAATATTATAGAAAGACAATCTTTAAGTAA